The following proteins are co-located in the Luteolibacter rhizosphaerae genome:
- a CDS encoding response regulator transcription factor yields the protein MKKILVIEDQAPMRRNLALMLEMEGYTVATAENGRIGVEAALRDKPDLVICDVMMPELDGHGVVQTLRGESSTATLPFIFLTARSDKADVRIGMNFGADDYLVKPVNRDDLLAAVESRLARAEAVEARVQEAASNGSFHPDFSSHEPLMSFGLTNREAEVLLWVAQGKSNADVAAILGMSEKTAKQHLGSIFAKLGVENRNAAALQAVEVLGRPRKG from the coding sequence ATGAAGAAGATTCTCGTGATCGAAGACCAAGCCCCGATGCGGCGGAACCTCGCGCTGATGCTGGAGATGGAGGGCTATACGGTGGCGACGGCAGAGAACGGGCGGATCGGCGTGGAAGCGGCGCTGCGCGACAAGCCGGATCTGGTGATCTGCGATGTGATGATGCCGGAGCTAGATGGCCACGGGGTGGTGCAGACGCTACGCGGCGAGAGCAGCACGGCCACGCTCCCCTTCATTTTCCTGACTGCCCGCAGCGACAAGGCGGATGTGCGGATCGGGATGAACTTCGGCGCGGACGATTACTTGGTGAAGCCGGTAAACCGCGACGATCTCCTCGCCGCGGTGGAATCCCGTCTGGCGCGGGCGGAGGCGGTGGAAGCGCGGGTGCAGGAGGCCGCCTCGAATGGCAGCTTCCACCCGGATTTCTCCTCGCACGAGCCGCTGATGAGCTTCGGCCTGACGAACCGCGAGGCGGAAGTGCTGCTGTGGGTGGCGCAGGGAAAGAGCAACGCGGATGTGGCCGCGATCCTAGGGATGAGCGAGAAAACGGCGAAGCAGCACCTCGGCAGCATCTTCGCGAAGCTGGGGGTGGAGAACCGGAATGCGGCGGCGCTGCAGGCGGTGGAGGTGCTGGGGAGGCCTAGAAAAGGCTGA
- a CDS encoding globin family protein: MLTADQIHRVRKSFIQVERQSHVAALVFYQRLFELDPSLRPLFKTDIELQARKLMEMLGAALSLLERPGELTSTLEDLGARHVAYGVKREHYATVGTALLAMLETVLARDFTAETRLAWTDLYALIAETMLRGAAHAAR; this comes from the coding sequence GTGTTGACCGCCGATCAGATCCACCGCGTGCGCAAGTCGTTCATCCAAGTCGAACGGCAGTCCCATGTCGCCGCCCTGGTGTTCTACCAGCGTCTTTTCGAACTGGATCCGAGCCTGCGCCCGCTTTTCAAGACCGACATCGAACTCCAGGCCCGCAAGCTCATGGAGATGCTCGGCGCCGCCCTCAGCCTGCTCGAGCGTCCCGGCGAGCTCACCTCGACCTTGGAGGATCTCGGGGCCCGCCACGTGGCCTATGGCGTGAAGAGGGAGCACTATGCCACCGTCGGAACGGCCTTGCTCGCCATGCTGGAGACCGTCCTCGCCCGCGACTTCACGGCTGAGACCCGCCTTGCTTGGACGGATCTCTACGCTCTGATCGCGGAGACGATGCTGCGTGGCGCAGCCCACGCCGCACGCTGA
- a CDS encoding sensor histidine kinase: MSSDSSSPQRPASEQFDFLIERIGALPLDEILRDLLRQSATTLGVERVGYWSMEGGARSIRRDLQYYLSTGSFDETPLRLESKTYPAYFGALNEGSNLVVSHDSMADPRLAEFRSAYFTPLGIASMLDAPVHRHGQLFGVVCHEHVGSVREWTAAEVDFARYVAQWIALAVEIDGRQRAEIALRESEARYRTVIEHSPTPTVVVDMGTGLFVEANESALRFYGVDRTSLLSGGPADFSPEHQPDGRPSAESAKEKIAMALSGEEPRFDWTHVHGDGHLIPCSVHLARMPGKRSERVVATVIDRTEQTRTEESMRRALEQERELGELRSRFTSIVSHEFRTPLGVIMSAVELLRNYFDRLDEERRSELFEDIHQATRRMGDLMEQVLVLGRADAGKLGFSPVPTDLAALCRKLKDEALSASGSKCPVTLSIEDDLSEAEVDEPLLRHIFSNLLSNAAKYSAPGSPVEFEVKREGPELFFRVADRGIGIPKKDQARLFEAFHRATNVGEIPGSGLGLLIAKRCIELHGGSIDFVSAEGEGTSVNVRLPLC; the protein is encoded by the coding sequence ATGAGCTCCGATTCATCCTCCCCGCAACGACCTGCCAGCGAGCAATTCGATTTCCTGATCGAGAGGATCGGCGCGCTGCCGCTGGATGAGATCCTGCGCGACCTGCTGCGGCAAAGCGCAACAACGCTGGGAGTGGAGCGTGTAGGCTACTGGAGCATGGAGGGAGGCGCGCGGTCCATCCGTCGCGATCTTCAATACTATCTCTCCACGGGCAGCTTCGACGAGACCCCGCTGCGTTTGGAGTCGAAGACCTATCCCGCCTACTTCGGTGCGTTGAACGAAGGATCGAACCTGGTGGTATCCCATGATTCGATGGCGGATCCGCGGCTGGCGGAATTCCGCAGCGCGTACTTCACGCCGCTGGGGATCGCCTCGATGCTGGATGCACCGGTACACCGGCATGGCCAGCTTTTCGGCGTGGTATGCCACGAGCATGTAGGATCCGTGCGCGAGTGGACGGCAGCGGAAGTGGACTTCGCCCGCTATGTGGCGCAGTGGATCGCGCTGGCGGTGGAGATCGACGGACGGCAGCGGGCGGAGATCGCGCTGCGGGAGAGCGAGGCGCGCTACCGCACGGTGATCGAGCACAGCCCGACACCGACGGTGGTGGTGGACATGGGCACGGGACTCTTCGTCGAGGCGAACGAGAGCGCGCTGCGTTTCTACGGTGTGGATCGTACTTCGCTGCTATCCGGTGGTCCGGCGGATTTCAGCCCGGAGCATCAGCCGGACGGACGACCAAGCGCCGAGTCCGCCAAGGAGAAGATCGCGATGGCTCTCTCTGGCGAGGAGCCGCGCTTCGACTGGACCCACGTGCATGGCGACGGCCATCTCATTCCCTGCTCCGTGCACCTGGCGCGCATGCCGGGGAAGCGGAGCGAACGGGTGGTGGCCACGGTGATCGACCGCACGGAACAGACACGCACGGAGGAATCGATGCGGCGGGCGCTGGAACAGGAGCGGGAGCTGGGCGAACTGCGATCGCGATTCACCTCGATCGTTTCGCACGAATTCCGCACGCCGCTCGGCGTGATCATGTCCGCCGTGGAGCTGCTGCGGAATTACTTCGACCGACTGGACGAGGAGAGGCGGAGCGAGCTCTTCGAGGACATCCACCAGGCAACCCGGCGGATGGGCGACCTGATGGAGCAGGTGCTGGTGCTGGGCCGGGCGGATGCCGGCAAGCTGGGATTCAGTCCGGTGCCAACGGATCTGGCAGCGCTGTGCCGGAAGCTGAAGGACGAGGCCCTGAGCGCTAGCGGAAGCAAGTGCCCGGTAACGCTCTCCATCGAAGACGATCTATCGGAGGCGGAGGTGGACGAGCCGCTGCTGCGCCATATCTTTTCCAACTTGCTCTCGAATGCGGCGAAGTATTCCGCACCGGGAAGTCCGGTGGAGTTCGAGGTGAAGCGGGAGGGACCGGAGCTTTTCTTCCGCGTGGCGGACCGCGGCATCGGCATCCCGAAGAAGGATCAGGCGCGGCTATTCGAAGCCTTCCACCGGGCAACGAACGTGGGAGAGATCCCGGGAAGCGGTCTGGGACTGCTGATCGCGAAGCGCTGCATCGAGCTTCACGGAGGGAGCATCGACTTCGTCTCGGCAGAAGGCGAAGGCACCTCGGTGAATGTGAGGCTTCCCTTGTGTTAG
- a CDS encoding autotransporter-associated beta strand repeat-containing protein, whose translation MKTIRTILLLSLPAASFAGTHVWSGAGSNTLWSNPANWSSGGVPVAGEAAPVKLVFPANATVKNSSPNVSNLKVDAIEVDLTSGHYVFSTAGIPVTLTGVAGDNFKLTGPSGTVTWQPALSLQATCRINLLGSCTLDLQGVVAGNGGITKQGGGSLRFNAGGAANSFTGPLRGESGSIYLSKIAGTPCFGGKLQLIGGSCTIGTSHQIPDSAEIELENGILSASPASSGTVVSETIGNVSIAGNCTIRAYTDCTIVLGGTVTTSETINSGASIFTTGNGVISLGAGDRTFSIPLANSQISIAAPIANGITATGIVKTGAGSLQLKAANTFTGTVDIKGGRLDIFNAASLGTGAGVTRVREGATLRIDDPIVVPASEKIFLDGALESYDSAEVAGEMVLGGSPAMVSSSSKVLKLSGVISGTTGPSILNGGTVEFAGSQPNTYTGVTMVRPGGVLQLAKSNGNALVSPVQLELGTLKLAAANQIADSVPIWFANGGIFDLNGFNETVLSTFGLTQGLIKLGSGTLTLTTDSSAQMGTASEEFRVTGTASSAIRKKGNGFLTIYRNPEIENGDELTALHVESGKVALYEHWQGPIFVTGGSLEGAAETGPITSQGGNLKLTNMQSKGVTNIGSSGSYTCNLTSEVPGTGFGTMKITGEINLTGMTLNLSLGYLPMNGSTYTLLENDGTDPVIGSFNGLPEGAMVVVNGQVFKITYKGGSGKNDVMLRFAGVGTPGPEITSVVHQPDGKVKIEVKWLPGKTVNLERAIGNGFENWSVEGSFTLDAAGKATIIKNYFYSQSEFFRLRTSPQ comes from the coding sequence ATGAAAACCATCCGCACCATCCTCCTCCTCTCCTTGCCTGCCGCCTCCTTCGCCGGCACCCACGTCTGGTCAGGCGCAGGCTCGAACACCCTCTGGAGCAATCCCGCCAACTGGTCCTCCGGCGGCGTCCCGGTCGCCGGTGAAGCCGCTCCCGTGAAGCTCGTCTTCCCCGCCAACGCGACGGTCAAGAACAGCAGCCCGAACGTCAGCAACTTGAAGGTGGATGCCATCGAGGTGGATCTCACCTCGGGCCACTATGTCTTCTCCACCGCTGGCATCCCCGTGACTCTCACGGGTGTGGCAGGTGATAACTTCAAGCTCACCGGTCCCTCGGGAACCGTCACATGGCAGCCCGCCCTCAGCTTGCAGGCCACTTGCCGTATCAACCTTCTGGGCTCCTGCACGCTCGATCTCCAAGGTGTCGTGGCAGGCAACGGCGGTATCACCAAACAAGGAGGCGGCTCGCTCCGGTTCAATGCCGGCGGTGCCGCCAATAGCTTCACCGGTCCGCTGCGAGGCGAGAGCGGGTCCATCTACTTGAGCAAGATCGCCGGAACTCCCTGCTTCGGCGGTAAACTTCAATTGATTGGCGGCTCATGCACGATCGGAACATCGCACCAGATTCCCGATTCCGCCGAGATCGAACTCGAGAACGGAATTCTCTCGGCTTCTCCCGCCAGCTCCGGAACCGTCGTCAGTGAAACCATCGGGAACGTGTCGATCGCCGGCAATTGCACGATCCGCGCTTACACCGATTGCACGATCGTCCTCGGCGGCACCGTGACGACCTCGGAAACGATCAACTCGGGTGCTTCGATCTTCACGACGGGAAACGGAGTGATCTCTCTGGGCGCCGGTGACCGGACTTTCTCGATTCCTCTGGCCAATTCCCAGATCTCCATCGCCGCTCCGATCGCGAACGGCATCACCGCGACCGGCATCGTGAAAACGGGTGCGGGATCTCTCCAGTTGAAAGCGGCTAACACTTTCACCGGAACGGTGGATATCAAGGGCGGCCGGCTTGACATCTTCAACGCAGCATCCTTGGGCACCGGCGCGGGGGTCACTCGTGTTCGCGAGGGTGCGACCTTGCGGATCGACGATCCTATCGTGGTCCCGGCATCCGAGAAGATCTTTCTGGATGGAGCGCTCGAGTCTTATGACTCGGCCGAGGTGGCCGGAGAGATGGTGCTCGGCGGTAGTCCGGCAATGGTTTCGAGCTCCTCGAAAGTCTTGAAGCTTTCAGGTGTTATCTCGGGCACTACCGGACCTTCCATCCTCAACGGCGGCACCGTGGAGTTCGCGGGGTCGCAGCCGAACACCTACACCGGCGTTACCATGGTCCGGCCTGGTGGCGTCCTTCAATTGGCCAAGAGCAATGGCAATGCGCTCGTCTCGCCTGTTCAGTTGGAGCTGGGCACGCTCAAGCTCGCCGCGGCCAATCAGATCGCGGATTCGGTGCCGATCTGGTTTGCCAATGGAGGCATCTTCGACCTGAACGGCTTCAATGAAACCGTGCTTTCCACCTTCGGCCTCACCCAAGGTCTCATCAAGCTCGGCAGCGGGACCTTGACCCTCACCACGGATTCCTCGGCGCAGATGGGCACGGCCAGCGAAGAATTCAGGGTCACTGGCACCGCGTCCTCCGCCATCCGGAAGAAGGGAAACGGATTCCTCACCATCTACCGCAATCCTGAGATCGAGAACGGCGATGAGCTCACCGCCCTTCATGTCGAGTCCGGCAAGGTTGCGCTTTATGAGCATTGGCAGGGCCCGATCTTCGTCACCGGAGGCTCTCTCGAAGGCGCGGCAGAGACTGGCCCCATCACCAGCCAAGGCGGAAACCTCAAGCTGACGAACATGCAGTCGAAGGGCGTGACCAATATTGGAAGCTCCGGATCCTACACCTGCAATCTTACCAGCGAGGTCCCGGGCACCGGCTTCGGTACCATGAAAATCACCGGGGAGATCAATCTCACCGGAATGACGCTCAATCTCTCCCTCGGCTATCTCCCGATGAACGGCTCGACCTATACCCTCCTTGAGAATGATGGAACCGATCCCGTGATCGGAAGCTTCAACGGCCTTCCGGAAGGAGCAATGGTTGTCGTCAATGGTCAGGTCTTCAAGATCACCTATAAGGGTGGCTCGGGAAAAAACGACGTGATGCTCCGCTTCGCTGGTGTGGGTACCCCCGGCCCGGAAATCACCTCCGTGGTTCATCAACCGGACGGCAAGGTGAAGATCGAGGTCAAATGGCTTCCTGGTAAAACGGTCAACTTGGAACGGGCAATCGGAAACGGCTTCGAGAACTGGAGCGTCGAAGGCAGCTTCACTCTGGACGCCGCCGGCAAGGCCACCATCATCAAGAACTATTTCTACTCGCAGTCCGAGTTCTTCCGTCTGCGCACGAGCCCTCAGTGA
- a CDS encoding NupC/NupG family nucleoside CNT transporter, with protein sequence MLTDLLRALLGLTAIIAIGVALSENRRAIDWKLVGGGLTLQIILALLFLVVPGADGVFESLAQFFVWVTDFSKEGAQFVFGPLADPAAMGGVFGAGGAFVFAFQVLPTIIFFSALCSMLYYCGVLQKVVWAFAWVTKKFMRLSGAESLAAAAEIFLGQTESPLMIKPYIDRMNRSEIFALMTGGMATIAGGVLLAYISILGGTDEAQRVAYAKFLLCASFMAAPASLVVAKLLIPQTEPIDDSLHVPKDKLGANFLDALANGTSEGLKLAANVGAMLIAFIAFAALINGILSHIHPSLSLNVLLGYLFAPIAWLIGIEGADIKEVGSLIGTKLVFNEFVAYQELGGMKAAGELSQKSIYIATFALCGFANFASIGIQLGGTGSIAPGQRPTIAALGFKAVLGGTMATLMTATLAGALYSWAN encoded by the coding sequence ATGCTAACAGATCTGCTCCGCGCCCTGCTCGGCCTGACGGCCATCATCGCCATCGGTGTGGCGCTGTCGGAGAACCGCCGGGCGATCGATTGGAAACTGGTGGGTGGCGGGTTGACGCTGCAGATCATCCTGGCGCTGCTGTTTCTGGTGGTGCCGGGGGCGGACGGAGTTTTCGAGTCGCTGGCGCAGTTTTTCGTGTGGGTGACGGATTTCTCGAAGGAGGGGGCGCAGTTCGTCTTCGGGCCGCTGGCGGATCCGGCCGCGATGGGCGGAGTGTTCGGCGCGGGAGGGGCCTTCGTGTTCGCCTTCCAGGTGCTGCCGACGATCATCTTTTTCTCCGCGCTGTGCTCGATGCTCTACTACTGCGGGGTGCTGCAGAAGGTGGTGTGGGCCTTCGCGTGGGTGACGAAGAAATTCATGCGGCTGTCCGGCGCGGAATCGCTGGCGGCGGCGGCGGAGATTTTCCTGGGGCAGACGGAGAGCCCGCTGATGATCAAGCCCTACATCGACCGGATGAACCGGAGCGAAATTTTCGCGCTGATGACCGGGGGTATGGCGACGATCGCGGGCGGGGTGCTGCTGGCCTACATCTCGATCCTGGGTGGCACGGATGAGGCGCAGCGCGTGGCCTATGCAAAGTTCCTGCTCTGCGCTTCATTCATGGCGGCACCGGCCTCGCTGGTGGTGGCGAAGCTGCTGATCCCGCAGACGGAGCCGATCGACGACTCGCTGCACGTACCGAAGGACAAGCTGGGCGCGAACTTCCTGGATGCGCTGGCGAATGGCACGAGCGAGGGGCTGAAGCTGGCGGCGAACGTGGGCGCGATGCTGATCGCCTTCATCGCCTTCGCGGCGCTGATCAACGGGATCCTCTCGCACATTCACCCGAGCCTGTCGCTGAACGTGCTGCTCGGCTATCTGTTCGCGCCGATCGCATGGCTGATCGGGATCGAGGGTGCGGACATCAAGGAGGTGGGCTCGCTGATCGGGACGAAGTTGGTCTTCAACGAATTCGTGGCCTATCAGGAACTGGGCGGGATGAAGGCGGCGGGCGAGCTTTCGCAGAAGTCAATCTACATCGCCACCTTCGCGCTGTGCGGCTTCGCGAACTTCGCGTCGATCGGCATCCAGTTGGGAGGAACGGGAAGCATTGCGCCGGGGCAGCGGCCGACGATCGCCGCACTGGGATTCAAGGCGGTGCTGGGTGGAACGATGGCCACCCTGATGACGGCGACGCTGGCGGGAGCGCTTTATTCTTGGGCCAACTGA
- the rnhA gene encoding ribonuclease HI, with product MRRVVIHTDGACKGNPGPGGYGVVMVCGKHRLELAKGFTRTTNNRMELLATIVALETLKEPCEVELLSDSRYVIDAMTKNWIKGWKSKGWRTASNQPVKNQDLWMRLASAADPHKMTWKWLRGHAGHKENERCDVLAVAAATGRDLLIDAGFDG from the coding sequence ATGAGACGCGTCGTCATCCATACCGATGGAGCATGCAAGGGCAACCCGGGCCCGGGCGGCTACGGCGTCGTCATGGTCTGCGGCAAGCACCGCCTGGAACTCGCCAAGGGCTTCACCCGCACCACCAACAACCGCATGGAACTCCTCGCCACCATCGTGGCCTTGGAGACTCTCAAGGAGCCCTGCGAGGTCGAACTGCTCTCCGACTCCCGCTACGTCATCGACGCCATGACCAAGAACTGGATCAAGGGCTGGAAGTCGAAGGGTTGGCGCACCGCCTCGAATCAGCCGGTGAAAAACCAAGACCTCTGGATGCGCCTCGCCTCCGCCGCGGACCCTCACAAGATGACTTGGAAGTGGCTCCGGGGCCACGCCGGCCACAAGGAGAACGAGCGCTGCGACGTCCTCGCCGTCGCCGCCGCCACCGGTCGCGATCTCCTCATCGACGCTGGCTTCGACGGCTAG
- a CDS encoding lysozyme inhibitor LprI family protein, with amino-acid sequence MKLSFILFVLACAPLAFAQTQLEMNDKAAAEFAKADKELNEVYAKVIGVLDDQAKEMLKRSQRAWVAFRDAEAAFRADAEARWGSMWPLVHEGVRGKLTRERVKALREYLIEEGNK; translated from the coding sequence GTGAAACTCTCCTTCATCCTCTTCGTCCTCGCCTGCGCTCCCCTCGCCTTCGCGCAAACGCAGCTCGAGATGAACGACAAGGCCGCCGCCGAATTCGCCAAGGCCGACAAGGAGCTCAACGAGGTCTACGCCAAGGTCATCGGCGTCCTCGATGACCAGGCCAAGGAAATGCTCAAGCGCTCCCAGCGCGCATGGGTGGCATTCCGCGATGCCGAAGCCGCCTTCCGCGCCGATGCCGAGGCCCGCTGGGGCAGCATGTGGCCGCTGGTTCATGAAGGTGTTCGCGGCAAGCTCACCCGCGAACGGGTGAAGGCATTGCGCGAATATCTGATCGAAGAAGGTAACAAATAG
- a CDS encoding PVC-type heme-binding CxxCH protein, which yields MKPKSSILCCIFVSQAFALDTSLVRGSGPLSPEEELKGFSLPPGFQAQLFAAEPQIDKPINIAFDERGRLWVTSTHEYPYAAVRERWSDAEGSRVADSRDAIIILEDTDKDGRADKRTVFADGLNIPTGVLPYKTGCIAWSIPNIWFFDDTDGDGICDKRTILFGPLGWEKDVHGNNSSFRLAPDGWIYATHGFSNTSHFKVRPENLNGAKPADPGTELTLNSGNVYRFLPDGSRIELFSAGQVNPFGLAWDDLGNLYSADCHSAPIYQLIPGAVYPSFGKPDDGLGFGPVMMHHSHSSTGICGITYLNSRTWGDDWQDRILIGNVVTSRINCDVVSFKGSTPIAREEQDFLSSADPWFRPVDLRIGPDRALYVADFYNKVIGHYEVPLEHPGRDRERGRIWRIVKNDGMPGEGSAAPDPVAQLRFAARSGPLAPEQLDTVRRWLGGKDPFEKRAAVEALIRPVSVDWLPDLLSAMALAPEEDESLRHQLRIVIRKHLELPDAFAKLPRGPMSSGLEAELLRIARSVQTEGAARYLLAELRSHPQPASELAASLNRLALLIPAGELADLAKEQFPLDFAAQADLLAAIVDGIQQRGDLPAADITGWASAIATKLLESQQPQSAAAWNAIADPASPAIPWAIQTRPLQDGGDLQVISSLDGGGPEPESRTGTLRSAAFSAPPAFTFVLCGHAGPLGEEAHTRTFVRLVDETTGEELRRAAPPRNDAATRIRWELGEHAGKKVRFELTDGDSGSAYAWLAAGGFEPALIDVASFSSGSGHAVRLSRLALLLKYAAPAGLRDRLAAYLPAPPPAPPSAITPEMRAAADQAIQSHSAAFNAAAADKPRGSELFTTHCAACHAIGGKGALVGPQLDGIGNRGPARLFEDILDPNRNVDAHFRLHLIARKDGSTFAGLERGRLGQVLVCVDAAGQEHRIPASDIISNEETGMSLMPPSFQALPAKDLQDLVAWLLEK from the coding sequence ATGAAACCCAAGTCCTCGATTCTCTGCTGCATCTTTGTTTCGCAGGCCTTCGCTCTCGATACCTCTTTGGTTCGCGGATCCGGGCCCTTGTCTCCCGAGGAAGAGCTCAAGGGTTTCAGCCTTCCTCCCGGCTTTCAGGCCCAGCTCTTTGCCGCCGAGCCGCAGATCGACAAACCGATCAATATCGCCTTCGACGAGCGCGGCCGCCTCTGGGTCACCAGCACGCACGAGTATCCTTACGCCGCCGTCCGCGAGCGCTGGTCAGACGCGGAAGGCTCCCGGGTCGCCGATAGCCGCGATGCCATCATCATCCTCGAAGACACCGATAAGGATGGCCGCGCCGACAAGCGCACCGTCTTCGCCGATGGCCTGAACATCCCCACCGGTGTCCTCCCGTACAAGACCGGCTGCATCGCTTGGAGCATCCCTAACATCTGGTTCTTCGACGATACCGATGGCGATGGCATCTGCGACAAGCGCACGATCCTCTTCGGCCCCCTCGGCTGGGAGAAGGATGTCCATGGCAACAACTCCAGCTTCCGCCTCGCGCCGGATGGCTGGATCTATGCCACCCACGGTTTCAGCAATACCAGCCACTTCAAGGTTCGCCCGGAGAATCTCAACGGCGCCAAGCCCGCGGATCCCGGCACCGAGCTCACGCTGAACTCGGGCAATGTCTACCGCTTCCTCCCGGATGGCAGCCGCATCGAGCTCTTCAGCGCCGGCCAGGTGAATCCCTTCGGCCTCGCTTGGGACGATCTCGGGAATCTCTACAGCGCGGATTGCCACAGCGCCCCGATCTATCAGCTTATCCCCGGTGCCGTATATCCCAGCTTCGGCAAGCCGGATGACGGCCTCGGCTTCGGCCCGGTCATGATGCATCACAGCCACTCCTCCACCGGCATCTGCGGCATCACCTACTTGAACTCCCGTACTTGGGGCGATGATTGGCAGGACCGCATCCTCATCGGGAATGTCGTCACCTCCCGCATCAATTGCGATGTCGTGAGCTTCAAGGGCAGCACCCCCATCGCCCGGGAGGAGCAGGATTTCCTGAGCAGTGCCGATCCTTGGTTCCGTCCTGTCGATCTCCGCATCGGCCCGGATCGCGCGCTCTACGTCGCCGATTTCTATAACAAGGTCATCGGTCACTACGAAGTTCCCTTGGAGCACCCCGGTCGCGACCGCGAGCGCGGCCGCATCTGGCGCATCGTGAAGAACGACGGCATGCCAGGGGAGGGGAGTGCCGCGCCGGATCCCGTCGCTCAACTCCGCTTCGCGGCCCGCTCCGGCCCGCTCGCACCGGAGCAACTGGACACCGTGCGCCGCTGGCTCGGCGGGAAGGATCCTTTCGAGAAGCGCGCCGCCGTCGAGGCCCTCATCCGCCCCGTCTCCGTCGATTGGCTGCCGGATCTCCTCAGTGCCATGGCCCTCGCTCCGGAGGAAGACGAATCCCTTCGCCATCAGCTTCGCATCGTCATCCGCAAGCACCTCGAATTGCCGGATGCCTTCGCCAAGCTGCCCCGCGGCCCCATGTCCTCAGGCCTGGAGGCGGAGCTCCTCCGCATCGCCCGCTCCGTCCAGACGGAGGGCGCCGCCCGCTACCTTCTTGCGGAGCTCCGCAGTCATCCACAGCCCGCCTCGGAGCTCGCCGCGTCACTCAACCGCCTCGCGCTTTTAATCCCCGCTGGCGAACTCGCCGACTTGGCCAAGGAGCAGTTCCCCTTGGACTTCGCCGCCCAAGCCGATCTCCTCGCCGCCATCGTCGATGGCATCCAGCAGCGCGGCGACCTGCCCGCGGCTGATATCACCGGCTGGGCCTCGGCCATCGCCACCAAGCTGTTAGAGAGTCAGCAGCCTCAGTCCGCCGCAGCATGGAACGCCATCGCCGATCCCGCCTCGCCCGCCATCCCGTGGGCCATCCAGACCCGCCCGCTGCAGGATGGCGGCGATCTCCAAGTCATCTCCAGCCTCGATGGTGGCGGCCCGGAGCCGGAGAGCCGCACCGGCACCCTGCGTTCCGCCGCCTTTTCCGCTCCACCTGCCTTCACTTTCGTGCTCTGCGGTCATGCCGGTCCGCTCGGCGAGGAAGCTCACACCCGCACCTTCGTCCGCCTTGTCGATGAAACCACCGGCGAGGAACTCCGCCGCGCCGCCCCGCCCCGGAACGATGCCGCCACTCGCATCCGCTGGGAACTCGGCGAGCACGCCGGGAAGAAAGTCCGCTTCGAGCTTACCGATGGTGATAGCGGCTCCGCCTATGCGTGGCTCGCTGCTGGTGGCTTCGAGCCCGCGCTCATCGATGTCGCCTCATTTTCCTCCGGCTCCGGTCACGCCGTCCGACTCTCGCGCCTAGCCCTGCTCTTGAAATACGCCGCCCCCGCCGGTCTCCGCGATCGCCTTGCCGCCTACCTCCCCGCGCCTCCGCCCGCCCCGCCATCCGCCATCACCCCGGAGATGCGTGCTGCCGCCGATCAAGCGATCCAATCCCACAGCGCCGCCTTCAATGCCGCCGCGGCTGACAAACCCCGCGGATCCGAACTCTTCACCACCCACTGCGCCGCCTGCCACGCCATCGGCGGCAAGGGTGCCTTGGTCGGTCCGCAGCTTGATGGCATCGGCAATCGCGGCCCCGCCCGACTTTTCGAGGACATCCTCGATCCCAATCGCAACGTCGACGCCCACTTCCGCCTTCACCTCATCGCCCGCAAGGACGGCAGCACCTTCGCCGGCCTCGAGCGCGGCAGGCTCGGCCAAGTCCTCGTCTGCGTCGATGCCGCCGGCCAAGAGCACCGCATCCCCGCGTCTGACATCATCTCCAACGAGGAAACCGGCATGTCTCTCATGCCCCCCAGCTTCCAAGCCCTTCCCGCCAAGGACCTCCAAGACCTCGTCGCCTGGCTCCTCGAGAAGTAA
- a CDS encoding 3-keto-disaccharide hydrolase — MRTLACLLLATAIVHGGEFVSLFPKDGLPEGWKVQRWDDVKEEAPPGALWRVKDGVLHGSDMRGTWLVSEKEYGDFVLEFEWKLGEQGNSGCGLRFPTEGDPAFDGIELQMADARYNPQAKESELTGGLYRAVAPRKQVYKPTEWNHYKVTMKGPQVTVVLNGETVLDLNLDEQKETVKRHDGKDAKPLAERPRRGRIGFQELSRGGSFVQIRNARVMEL; from the coding sequence ATGAGAACCCTCGCTTGCCTATTGCTCGCCACTGCCATCGTTCACGGTGGCGAATTCGTATCGCTTTTCCCGAAGGACGGGCTGCCGGAGGGCTGGAAGGTGCAGCGCTGGGACGATGTGAAAGAGGAGGCTCCGCCGGGGGCGCTGTGGCGGGTGAAGGACGGCGTACTGCACGGGAGCGACATGCGGGGAACCTGGCTGGTGAGCGAGAAGGAGTACGGGGACTTCGTGCTGGAATTCGAATGGAAGCTGGGGGAGCAGGGCAATAGCGGCTGCGGGCTGCGCTTCCCGACGGAGGGAGATCCGGCCTTCGACGGGATCGAGCTGCAGATGGCGGATGCGAGGTACAATCCGCAGGCGAAGGAGTCCGAGCTAACGGGCGGGCTCTACCGGGCGGTGGCACCGAGGAAACAGGTCTACAAGCCGACGGAGTGGAACCACTACAAGGTGACGATGAAGGGGCCGCAGGTGACGGTGGTGCTGAACGGTGAGACGGTCCTGGATCTCAATCTGGACGAACAGAAGGAGACGGTGAAGCGACACGACGGGAAGGATGCGAAGCCGCTGGCGGAGAGGCCGCGGAGAGGACGGATCGGGTTTCAGGAATTGAGCCGCGGGGGGAGCTTCGTGCAGATCCGGAATGCGCGAGTGATGGAGCTGTGA